The Chitinophagales bacterium genome contains a region encoding:
- a CDS encoding TetR/AcrR family transcriptional regulator produces the protein MAKKKAEIDSSTEDKIKEAAKIVFHKKGFSATRTRDIAEESGINLALINYYFRSKSKLFEIIMLETMLTFFQSMVNVLNNEKTSLKDKAEIFAAQYIDLISKNPEIPTFIVSEIRNNPKILMDKISLKNILLNSVFIQQFKEAVKKEEIKEHNPLHFILNMLSLVVFPFIAKPMIMYGAGLSETNFEQLMEERKKMIPIWMEFMFKK, from the coding sequence ATGGCTAAAAAGAAAGCGGAAATAGACAGTAGTACTGAAGATAAAATAAAAGAAGCGGCTAAAATTGTTTTTCATAAAAAAGGTTTTTCTGCTACTCGCACAAGAGATATAGCCGAAGAATCGGGAATTAATTTGGCTTTGATAAACTATTATTTCAGAAGTAAATCAAAACTTTTTGAAATTATTATGTTAGAAACAATGCTTACCTTTTTTCAAAGTATGGTAAATGTTTTAAATAATGAAAAGACCTCATTGAAAGACAAAGCAGAAATATTTGCAGCACAATATATAGACTTAATATCTAAAAATCCTGAAATACCAACTTTTATAGTTAGCGAAATAAGAAATAACCCCAAAATATTAATGGATAAAATTTCATTAAAAAATATTTTGCTAAACTCTGTTTTTATTCAACAATTTAAAGAAGCGGTTAAAAAAGAAGAAATAAAAGAACACAATCCGCTACATTTTATATTAAATATGTTGTCTTTAGTGGTTTTCCCATTTATAGCTAAGCCTATGATAATGTATGGTGCAGGATTAAGTGAAACAAATTTTGAACAACTGATGGAAGAAAGAAAAAAAATGATTCCGATATGGATGGAATTTATGTTTAAAAAATAA
- a CDS encoding ABC transporter permease, which produces MSKKIFSFFDSQFWAFVKKEFYHVFRDKKTLLLLFGMPVAQILIFGFALTNEIKNSKIVVCDYANDISSHEIINKIEASKYFEVEKSLLSHSEIESAFKTGKVKLAIVFPANFNDDLAHLNKAQIQIIADASDPNTANTLSTYAMGIIMDYQQQLMNGASVPMQITTDLRMIYNPELKGVYNFVPGVMALVLLLVCVLMTSVSIVREKELGTMEVLLVSPFNPVMVVIAKAVPYFILSLINLTVILLLSSFVMGMPINGSLALLYFSSSILICTALALGLLISNLTDSQETAMLLSLMGMLLPTVLFTGFMFPLENMPLPLQYISNLIPSKWYYIIVKSIMIKGLGIKAIWKELLILTGMTVFLLLVSIKKFKTRLE; this is translated from the coding sequence ATGAGTAAAAAGATATTTTCATTTTTTGATTCCCAGTTTTGGGCGTTTGTAAAAAAAGAGTTTTATCATGTTTTTAGAGATAAAAAAACCTTGTTATTACTTTTTGGAATGCCTGTGGCACAAATATTAATTTTTGGTTTTGCCCTTACTAATGAAATAAAAAACTCAAAAATAGTAGTGTGCGATTATGCTAATGACATAAGTTCTCATGAAATTATTAATAAAATAGAAGCCAGTAAGTATTTTGAAGTAGAAAAATCATTGTTGAGTCATAGTGAAATAGAAAGTGCATTTAAAACAGGAAAAGTGAAGTTGGCAATAGTTTTTCCTGCTAATTTTAATGATGATTTAGCACACTTAAATAAAGCACAAATTCAAATTATAGCCGATGCTTCGGACCCAAATACTGCCAATACTTTAAGTACTTATGCTATGGGCATAATAATGGACTATCAGCAGCAGTTAATGAACGGAGCTTCTGTGCCTATGCAAATAACTACAGATTTACGCATGATTTATAATCCCGAGCTTAAAGGAGTATATAATTTTGTGCCCGGAGTAATGGCTTTAGTTTTACTTTTAGTGTGTGTGCTTATGACTTCGGTTTCTATAGTTAGAGAAAAAGAATTAGGAACTATGGAAGTTTTGTTGGTTTCTCCATTTAACCCCGTTATGGTAGTAATAGCTAAAGCTGTTCCTTATTTTATTTTGTCGCTTATTAATCTTACCGTTATTTTATTGTTGAGCTCGTTTGTTATGGGCATGCCTATAAATGGGAGCTTGGCATTGCTTTATTTTTCCAGTTCTATTCTTATATGTACGGCTTTAGCTTTAGGTTTATTAATATCTAATTTAACCGACAGCCAAGAAACAGCTATGCTACTTTCATTAATGGGAATGCTACTGCCTACGGTTTTATTTACAGGATTTATGTTTCCTTTAGAAAATATGCCTTTGCCTTTGCAATATATATCTAATCTTATTCCTTCAAAATGGTATTATATAATTGTAAAATCTATAATGATAAAAGGTTTAGGTATAAAAGCAATATGGAAAGAGTTGCTAATTCTTACTGGAATGACAGTGTTTTTGTTATTGGTAAGTATTAAAAAATTTAAAACCCGTTTAGAATAA
- a CDS encoding acyl-CoA dehydrogenase family protein, which translates to MKNHTPYTNFVQKAPQLTNEYAEDEFLKDYLTAYLPEDVLQKIEPDLERFGKRVAKELLEYANACENNPPKLLSYNAWGERVDEIQVAPEWEKLEAVAAEEGLIAIAYERAFGEYSRLYQFTKLYLYTPSSAIYTCPLAMTDGATRLIELYGDEFLKDKPYKGLTSRNPETFLTSGQWMTERTGGSDVSRSMTFAYNENGEFVLRGHKWFTSAITADMAFTLASTEQPVDGKRAPLSLFYLPIRNEDGSLNGIEVEALKDKLGTKALPTAQLHLTGAKARLVGEKGKGVRTIATLFNVTRIYNTISAVSYMRRAYSLSKAYGKIRFAFGKNVEQHILYKKSLLELEMAYESCTLLALFLARLLGKEDCKTATETEENLLRILTPIAKLYTAKQSIASASEHIEMFGGLGYLEDSNIPVMLRNAQVLSIWEGTTNVLSLDMLRAIKKEHGLEAFQAFAKDMLESITATELLEAKKVVSEKLKVLLKFVSNITSPAVMEACSRDVAFYIGDLTIALLWLDFIQKSPKEKYYKVLNYWLKYKMNESSLDAFQFIMSSKEETVLNS; encoded by the coding sequence ATGAAAAACCATACGCCATACACCAATTTTGTTCAAAAAGCACCACAGCTTACTAATGAATATGCAGAAGATGAATTTCTAAAAGATTATTTAACGGCTTATTTGCCCGAAGATGTTTTACAAAAAATAGAACCGGATTTAGAACGATTTGGCAAGCGGGTGGCTAAAGAATTATTAGAATATGCTAATGCCTGCGAAAATAATCCGCCAAAACTGTTAAGTTACAATGCGTGGGGCGAAAGAGTAGATGAAATACAAGTAGCCCCCGAGTGGGAAAAATTAGAAGCCGTGGCTGCCGAAGAAGGATTAATAGCCATAGCATACGAAAGAGCATTCGGAGAGTATTCGCGTTTGTACCAGTTTACAAAATTGTACTTATATACACCCTCATCGGCTATATATACCTGCCCTTTGGCTATGACAGACGGAGCCACACGCTTAATAGAACTTTATGGCGATGAGTTCTTGAAAGACAAACCTTACAAAGGCTTAACATCACGAAATCCCGAAACGTTTTTAACCAGTGGACAATGGATGACAGAAAGAACAGGCGGTTCCGATGTTTCAAGGTCTATGACATTTGCTTATAATGAAAATGGCGAATTTGTGCTAAGAGGACATAAGTGGTTTACCTCTGCCATTACAGCCGATATGGCATTTACCTTAGCATCTACAGAGCAACCCGTAGATGGAAAGCGTGCACCATTATCGTTGTTTTATTTGCCTATAAGAAATGAAGACGGTTCATTAAACGGCATAGAAGTAGAAGCCTTAAAAGATAAATTGGGCACAAAGGCCTTGCCTACGGCACAGCTGCATTTAACGGGTGCTAAAGCACGCTTAGTAGGAGAGAAGGGCAAGGGAGTAAGAACCATAGCTACGCTGTTTAACGTAACAAGAATTTACAATACCATTTCGGCAGTTTCGTATATGCGAAGAGCTTATTCTTTATCAAAAGCCTATGGAAAAATAAGATTTGCTTTTGGCAAAAATGTAGAGCAACATATTTTATACAAAAAAAGCCTGTTAGAACTTGAAATGGCTTATGAAAGTTGTACTTTATTAGCACTTTTCTTGGCGCGCTTATTAGGTAAAGAAGATTGCAAAACAGCTACCGAAACAGAAGAAAATTTATTGAGAATATTAACACCCATAGCCAAATTATATACCGCTAAGCAAAGTATAGCATCGGCATCTGAGCATATAGAAATGTTTGGCGGATTGGGCTATTTAGAAGACAGCAATATACCTGTAATGTTACGAAACGCACAAGTGTTGAGTATATGGGAGGGCACTACTAATGTATTATCGTTAGATATGCTTAGAGCCATAAAAAAAGAGCATGGTTTAGAGGCATTTCAAGCATTTGCTAAAGATATGTTAGAATCAATTACGGCAACAGAATTGTTGGAAGCCAAAAAAGTAGTGAGTGAAAAACTTAAAGTGTTATTAAAATTTGTAAGCAATATTACTTCTCCGGCTGTAATGGAAGCCTGCTCAAGAGATGTAGCATTTTATATAGGCGATTTAACAATAGCCTTACTTTGGTTAGATTTTATTCAAAAATCGCCTAAAGAAAAGTATTACAAAGTGCTAAACTATTGGTTGAAATATAAGATGAATGAAAGCTCATTAGACGCTTTCCAGTTTATAATGAGCAGTAAGGAGGAAACGGTATTAAACTCATAA
- a CDS encoding TolC family protein, protein MTKLKNIKNIAVILFLFLNINIVSAQNTVLYLDSCYAMANRNYPLISQFNLLEKSKEYSIDNANKGYLPQLGIYGQATYQSEVTQVQIPLPNVDIPKISKDQYKLYGEVVQPITDLFNLKNQKEVIKANYQVEEQKIEVELYKLHERINNLFFGILLIDAQNEQVNLLIKDIKVGINKLNAAIENGVAVQSDADNLKAELLKANQKIIELDVNRKAFTQMLSHFIGTEITESTELVKPQFQINTNEINRPELLMFEMQEKTFDAQKKLINAKVLPYFNLFFQGGVGRPALNMLSNDLDGYYITGLRLNWRISNFYTFKKEKKIVDLNKQGVDIQRQMFLFNTNLLLQQQNSEIDKYLQLINTDNDIISLKENVKNTTKNQLEYGTATSNDYVTAVNAQNQAQQNLALHKIQLLMAQYNYKTTLGN, encoded by the coding sequence ATGACAAAACTAAAAAATATAAAAAATATAGCAGTAATATTGTTTTTGTTTTTGAATATTAATATTGTATCGGCACAAAATACGGTATTGTATTTAGATAGTTGCTATGCAATGGCTAATCGGAATTATCCATTAATAAGCCAATTTAATTTACTTGAAAAATCTAAAGAATACTCTATAGATAATGCCAATAAAGGATATTTGCCTCAGTTGGGCATCTATGGTCAGGCTACTTATCAATCTGAAGTTACGCAGGTACAAATTCCTTTGCCAAATGTGGATATTCCTAAAATAAGTAAAGACCAATATAAACTTTATGGGGAAGTGGTGCAACCTATTACCGATTTGTTTAACCTAAAAAATCAAAAAGAAGTAATAAAAGCAAATTATCAAGTAGAAGAGCAAAAAATAGAAGTGGAACTGTACAAACTACACGAACGCATTAATAATTTATTTTTTGGAATACTACTAATAGATGCTCAAAATGAACAAGTTAACTTATTGATAAAAGATATTAAAGTAGGTATTAATAAATTAAATGCGGCTATAGAAAATGGTGTGGCGGTACAAAGTGATGCCGATAATTTAAAAGCTGAATTGTTAAAAGCCAATCAAAAAATAATAGAATTAGATGTTAACAGAAAAGCTTTTACTCAAATGTTATCTCATTTTATAGGTACAGAAATAACAGAAAGTACCGAATTAGTAAAACCGCAATTTCAAATAAATACCAACGAAATAAACCGACCGGAACTCTTAATGTTTGAAATGCAAGAAAAAACTTTTGATGCACAGAAAAAACTCATAAATGCAAAGGTTTTGCCTTATTTTAATTTGTTTTTTCAAGGTGGAGTAGGTCGCCCTGCATTAAATATGCTAAGCAATGATTTAGACGGATATTATATAACCGGTTTGAGATTAAACTGGAGAATTTCCAATTTTTATACATTTAAAAAGGAAAAGAAAATAGTGGATTTGAATAAGCAAGGTGTTGATATACAAAGACAAATGTTTTTGTTTAATACCAATTTATTATTGCAACAACAAAATTCGGAAATTGACAAATATCTTCAGTTAATAAATACGGATAATGATATTATAAGTTTAAAAGAAAATGTGAAAAACACTACTAAAAATCAATTAGAATACGGTACAGCCACTTCAAATGATTATGTAACAGCGGTAAATGCTCAAAATCAAGCTCAGCAAAATTTAGCTTTGCATAAAATACAGTTGCTAATGGCTCAGTACAATTATAAAACAACTCTTGGAAATTAA
- a CDS encoding alpha/beta hydrolase — protein sequence MPKETIVFVHGAWHGAWCWEAFFIPFFKKQGFNCYTYNILKHDKPGDTKGINALSIANYVEQLEEIMIPFNNKAIIIAHSMGGLIVQKYLEKHPCKKVILLTPVPYYGVINTTLRFFTKKLYSYPALLSFNLYKLVNTEPKASWAFFSKQIPLEKRLEYSQKLCSESFKAFLNMLFPNIKINYHTKIPMLIIAAENDVIFHVKEERKTAAYYNADFALIPNTAHDVMLDTNYQAVLDKMMEWLSHTD from the coding sequence ATGCCGAAAGAAACAATCGTATTTGTTCATGGTGCTTGGCACGGAGCGTGGTGCTGGGAAGCATTTTTTATCCCGTTTTTTAAAAAACAGGGATTTAATTGCTACACATACAATATACTAAAACACGACAAGCCAGGCGATACCAAAGGAATTAATGCTCTTTCTATTGCCAATTATGTTGAACAATTAGAAGAAATAATGATACCGTTTAATAACAAAGCCATTATTATTGCTCACTCAATGGGCGGACTTATTGTACAAAAATATTTAGAAAAACACCCTTGCAAAAAAGTTATTTTACTGACTCCGGTTCCTTATTACGGAGTGATTAACACCACACTTCGTTTTTTTACTAAAAAATTGTATAGCTACCCCGCTCTTTTAAGTTTTAATTTATATAAATTAGTAAATACAGAACCTAAAGCAAGTTGGGCATTTTTTTCAAAGCAAATTCCATTAGAAAAGCGATTAGAGTATAGTCAAAAGTTATGTAGCGAATCGTTTAAGGCTTTCTTAAATATGCTTTTTCCAAACATTAAAATCAATTACCACACAAAAATTCCTATGCTTATAATTGCAGCAGAAAATGATGTAATTTTCCATGTAAAAGAAGAAAGAAAAACGGCAGCTTATTACAATGCAGATTTTGCACTTATTCCTAACACTGCACATGACGTTATGTTAGATACAAATTATCAAGCTGTATTAGATAAAATGATGGAATGGCTGTCTCATACAGATTAG
- the aqpZ gene encoding aquaporin Z, which translates to MKKYLAEFIGTMWLVLGGCGSAMLAANFGGDGNPLGIGFVGVALAFGLTVVTIAYSLGHVSGAHLNPAVTVGLVVGGRFGAKDTIPYIIAQIFGGLVGAAILFLIVTGNGSDIGAFATNGYGEHSPGGYGMTAALITEFVMTFMFLIVILGSTYPKSPAGFAGLAIGLCLTLIHLISIPVTNTSVNPARSISQAVFVGGPALAQLWLFIVAPIAGAALAGVVYKIFEKED; encoded by the coding sequence ATGAAAAAATACTTAGCAGAATTTATAGGTACCATGTGGTTGGTATTAGGTGGATGTGGAAGTGCAATGTTAGCAGCCAATTTTGGCGGAGATGGCAATCCTTTAGGCATTGGCTTTGTAGGAGTAGCTTTAGCTTTTGGTCTTACAGTAGTTACTATTGCTTATTCTTTAGGACATGTTTCCGGTGCTCATTTAAACCCTGCCGTTACAGTAGGTTTGGTTGTTGGTGGTCGTTTTGGAGCTAAAGATACTATCCCTTACATAATTGCTCAAATTTTTGGTGGATTGGTAGGAGCAGCCATACTATTTTTAATTGTTACGGGTAATGGTTCTGATATAGGAGCTTTTGCAACTAACGGGTATGGAGAACATTCTCCTGGTGGCTATGGCATGACGGCAGCTTTAATAACGGAGTTTGTTATGACATTTATGTTTTTAATTGTCATTTTAGGTTCTACTTACCCTAAATCTCCGGCTGGTTTTGCCGGTTTAGCTATAGGTTTGTGTTTAACATTAATACACCTTATTAGTATCCCCGTAACCAATACGTCTGTTAACCCGGCAAGAAGTATAAGCCAAGCAGTTTTTGTGGGAGGTCCTGCATTAGCTCAACTTTGGTTGTTTATTGTAGCTCCAATAGCGGGTGCAGCTTTAGCAGGTGTAGTATATAAAATATTTGAGAAAGAAGATTAA
- a CDS encoding ABC transporter ATP-binding protein, whose protein sequence is MMDVVLNNISKSYNKGEVKAVKDVSFSVNEGELFGLIGPDGAGKSTIFRILTTLLLPDSGTAQVNGFDVQKEFKEIRKRVGYMPGKFSLYQDLTVEENLNFFATVFNTSIEENYDLIKDIYIQIEPFKDRRAGKLSGGMKQKLALCCALIHRPSVLFLDEPTTGVDAVSRKEFWEMLKRLKHQGITILVSTPYMDEATLCERIALIQNGSIMSIDTPAKIIEQYPDKLFAIKANNMSKLLNNLKMNELIKSCNAFGEYHHITLKNENDIKLQNQLIEQLKLSGNEEIEIKTIEPTIEDCFINLM, encoded by the coding sequence GTGATGGACGTAGTTTTAAACAACATATCAAAATCTTATAACAAAGGCGAAGTTAAAGCAGTAAAAGATGTTTCTTTTTCTGTAAATGAAGGCGAATTGTTTGGATTAATAGGTCCGGACGGAGCAGGTAAAAGTACTATTTTTAGAATATTAACAACCTTACTTTTGCCCGATAGTGGCACAGCACAAGTAAATGGTTTTGATGTACAAAAAGAGTTTAAAGAAATAAGAAAAAGAGTAGGCTATATGCCGGGAAAATTCTCTTTATACCAAGACTTAACCGTAGAGGAAAACTTAAACTTTTTTGCTACGGTATTTAATACCAGCATTGAAGAAAACTACGATTTAATAAAGGACATTTACATACAAATAGAGCCTTTTAAAGATAGGAGAGCAGGCAAGCTATCGGGAGGAATGAAACAAAAATTGGCTTTGTGCTGCGCGTTAATTCACCGCCCGTCAGTATTGTTTTTAGACGAACCTACTACTGGCGTAGATGCCGTTTCTCGGAAAGAGTTTTGGGAAATGCTAAAACGCTTAAAACATCAAGGTATAACTATTTTAGTTTCAACTCCTTATATGGACGAAGCTACACTGTGCGAACGCATTGCTTTAATACAAAATGGTAGTATTATGTCTATAGATACACCTGCCAAAATAATAGAGCAATATCCCGATAAATTGTTTGCCATAAAAGCTAATAATATGAGTAAGTTGCTGAATAATTTGAAAATGAACGAGCTTATAAAAAGCTGCAATGCTTTTGGAGAGTATCATCACATTACGCTAAAAAATGAAAATGATATTAAACTGCAAAATCAATTAATTGAGCAGCTAAAATTAAGTGGAAATGAAGAAATTGAAATTAAAACAATAGAACCTACTATTGAAGATTGTTTTATTAATTTAATGTAA
- a CDS encoding HNH endonuclease, with amino-acid sequence MAKQKVETVRELIYLSYANLAMAHSAVNKKQTKYGTLNYMIRAKLFKGLKEGTMNMRTIFDDEKVKLQTGKVCNYCGSEDNLALDHIFPKKYGGSDNAENLIFACRSCNSSKGKKDLMEWMNFKERFLPLMIIRRYLKLTFNYCDTHNLLDSKIEHLKTLELPFKIEFLPIYFPKPDELILNITEE; translated from the coding sequence ATGGCAAAGCAAAAAGTAGAAACTGTTAGAGAACTAATATATCTTTCGTATGCAAATTTGGCGATGGCACATTCAGCTGTGAATAAAAAGCAAACTAAATATGGAACATTAAATTACATGATAAGAGCAAAGTTGTTTAAGGGACTGAAAGAGGGTACAATGAATATGAGAACCATATTTGATGATGAAAAAGTTAAACTTCAAACAGGGAAAGTTTGTAATTATTGTGGGTCGGAAGATAATTTGGCTTTAGATCATATATTTCCTAAAAAGTATGGAGGTAGTGATAATGCTGAAAATCTAATTTTTGCATGTAGGTCTTGTAATAGTTCAAAAGGTAAAAAAGATTTGATGGAGTGGATGAATTTTAAAGAGCGTTTTTTACCTTTAATGATAATAAGAAGATACTTAAAGTTAACTTTTAACTATTGTGATACTCATAATTTATTGGATAGTAAAATTGAACACTTAAAAACTTTGGAGTTGCCATTTAAAATTGAATTTTTACCTATATATTTTCCTAAGCCAGATGAATTAATATTGAATATTACTGAAGAATAA
- a CDS encoding ABC transporter ATP-binding protein, giving the protein MDKEIVISTHKLTKQFGDFVATNQITFDVYKGEIFGFLGANGAGKTTAMRMLCGLSVPSSGEATIAGFDIYKQTEEIKKNIGYMSQKFSLYEDLTVVENINFFGGIYGLSDKQLKTKSEQLIQTLGMQDLSKKLVGSLPLGWKQKLAFSVAILHDPKIVFLDEPTGGVDPVTRRQFWDMIYNASDRGITVFVTTHYMDEAEYCNRVSMMVDGVIKALDSPINLKKQYNAASMDEVFFELARGAKRSE; this is encoded by the coding sequence ATGGATAAAGAAATTGTAATATCAACTCATAAGCTAACTAAGCAATTTGGAGATTTTGTAGCTACCAATCAAATAACTTTTGATGTGTATAAAGGCGAAATTTTTGGATTTTTAGGAGCAAATGGAGCAGGAAAAACAACAGCTATGCGTATGCTTTGTGGCTTGAGTGTTCCTTCTTCTGGCGAAGCTACAATAGCAGGTTTTGACATATATAAGCAAACCGAAGAAATAAAGAAAAATATAGGCTATATGAGTCAGAAATTTTCTTTGTACGAAGATTTAACCGTGGTAGAAAATATTAATTTTTTTGGTGGCATATATGGTTTGAGTGATAAACAGTTAAAAACCAAAAGTGAACAATTAATACAAACTTTGGGTATGCAAGATTTGAGTAAAAAATTAGTAGGTAGTTTGCCTTTAGGTTGGAAACAAAAACTTGCTTTTTCGGTAGCCATTTTGCACGATCCTAAAATTGTATTTTTAGATGAACCCACAGGAGGTGTTGACCCCGTAACAAGGCGGCAGTTTTGGGACATGATTTATAATGCCTCAGACAGGGGAATAACTGTTTTTGTTACCACACATTATATGGACGAAGCAGAATATTGCAACCGAGTTTCTATGATGGTAGATGGTGTTATAAAAGCATTAGATAGCCCTATAAATTTAAAAAAACAGTATAATGCAGCCTCTATGGATGAAGTATTTTTTGAATTAGCAAGAGGAGCAAAAAGAAGCGAATAG
- a CDS encoding HlyD family efflux transporter periplasmic adaptor subunit: MKNHKLFLFSIIASFIALSSCNNEDRDFDASGSFEAVETIISAEAMGTIKELNIEEGQELKENQYIGYIDTTQLSLKKKQVDAQIKSILSKRPNVSVQLSALQQQLKTAETERNRYANLVKENAAPSKQLDDINANIEVIKKQIEAQKSALEITNQGIGNDALSLFVQQEQLNDQIAKSILINPVKGTVLTKFAETNEMAAMGKPLYKIADLSTIILRTYISGNQLPQITLNQKVKVYTDDGNGGFKETEGTITWISNKAEFTPKTIQTKDERANMVYAVKINVVNDGTYKIGMYGEINFN, encoded by the coding sequence ATGAAAAATCATAAATTATTCTTATTCTCAATTATAGCATCTTTTATTGCATTATCATCATGCAATAATGAAGATAGAGATTTTGATGCATCGGGTTCTTTTGAAGCGGTAGAAACTATTATTTCGGCAGAAGCAATGGGGACTATTAAAGAATTAAATATAGAAGAAGGGCAGGAGCTAAAAGAAAACCAGTATATAGGTTATATAGATACAACACAGCTTTCTTTAAAGAAAAAACAAGTAGATGCTCAAATAAAATCTATTTTAAGCAAAAGACCAAATGTTTCAGTGCAATTATCGGCATTACAGCAGCAGCTAAAAACTGCCGAAACAGAAAGAAACAGATATGCCAATTTAGTAAAAGAAAATGCTGCTCCTTCAAAACAATTAGACGATATTAATGCTAATATTGAAGTGATTAAAAAGCAAATAGAAGCTCAAAAATCGGCATTAGAAATAACTAATCAAGGTATAGGAAATGATGCTTTGTCTTTATTTGTTCAGCAAGAACAGTTAAATGACCAAATTGCAAAATCAATACTTATTAATCCGGTAAAAGGTACGGTGCTTACAAAATTTGCCGAAACTAATGAAATGGCAGCCATGGGCAAACCATTGTATAAAATTGCAGATTTATCTACCATAATTTTGAGAACCTATATTAGTGGCAATCAGCTACCGCAAATAACGCTAAACCAAAAAGTAAAAGTTTATACCGATGATGGTAATGGCGGTTTTAAAGAAACCGAAGGCACTATAACTTGGATAAGCAATAAAGCAGAATTTACACCTAAAACTATACAAACAAAGGATGAAAGAGCTAATATGGTTTACGCTGTAAAAATAAATGTAGTTAATGACGGCACATACAAAATAGGTATGTATGGCGAAATAAATTTTAATTAA